DNA sequence from the Betaproteobacteria bacterium genome:
ATCGTAAGTTGGAGGTTCTCGTGATGACCATCGAGGATCTGCTTGCCGGGCCAAAACCAACGAATTGGCCGAAGGACTTTTTCACCGATGTCGCGGGCGGTTGAGCTGGAGAGCCATTACTGCGTGAACCACAAGGTGACGCGGAGGCACGCAGGACACTTGACTAATGTGGTTGCCCGACACCAATGCGTGGATAGCGCTACTCAATGCCAGGCCTTCTTCCGTAAAAGAGCAGTTCGAGAAACGCAACCCATCAGACATCTACCTTTGCGAGATCGTTCTCTCGGAACTTTATTGCGGGGCGTACCGAAGCGCACGCCAGGAGGCGAACTTAGCGCTCTTGGCACGTATCGATTCGACGTTCGCGTCCGTCCCTTTTGATGATCAGGCGGCCAAGATATGCGGGGAAACTCGCGCTGCGTTGATGACCAAAGGGACTCCTATCGGTCCCTACGACTTGCAGATAGCCTCGATAGCCTTGTCCAGAAATTTCATCGTAATGACCCACAACATCGCCGAATTTAGTCGTGTCGCTGGACTTCGGTTGGAAGACTGGGAAATGTGAGCAAGTCGTTGCGATCATCCACGTAGATTGCCATGCTTCTTAAAAATACATGCTCGCCAACTCGCTTAAGGGCACCTCTAATAATTCAGCATTCTAGAGTAGTGTGTATGGAATCGATGTGATAAAAAGCCTCGAAGCGCAAAGTGATCCCGAGGCCGATGAAGAAAGACAAACGCAGGAAGCAACCCAAACCCAAGCAGCCTGGATTCTTCGA
Encoded proteins:
- a CDS encoding type II toxin-antitoxin system VapC family toxin, translated to MWLPDTNAWIALLNARPSSVKEQFEKRNPSDIYLCEIVLSELYCGAYRSARQEANLALLARIDSTFASVPFDDQAAKICGETRAALMTKGTPIGPYDLQIASIALSRNFIVMTHNIAEFSRVAGLRLEDWEM